The Benincasa hispida cultivar B227 unplaced genomic scaffold, ASM972705v1 Contig306, whole genome shotgun sequence genomic interval ttgtttgttttttattgacTATGTGCATGAATAACCTattaaaatgttacaaaatatatatatttttttaatattgtatgtTATTACAAAATAGGTTGGAGGTCCATCTTGGACAGTAAAACTTGGAAGAAGAGATTCTACCATTGCAAGCAAAACTCTAGCTGAAAGTGAGTTACCAGGCTTCCAAGAAAGCCTTGATAGACTTATatccatttttgcaaataaaggTCTCAATGCTAGAGACATGGTTGCACTGTCAGGTAGTAAAATACgatatatttgtttaattctCTTGTAAACATTATATGTCCATCCAATTGATACCAACTCTACTACAGGTTCTCACACCATAGGACAAGCTCAATGCTTTCTTTTTCGCAATAGGATATACAACCAAAGTAATATTGATGCGGGATTCGCTAGTACTCGTCGTAGAAATTGTCCTACAACTGGTGGAAATGGAAATTTGGCACCACTTGATTTGGTTACACCTAATTCCTTTGACAATAACTACTTCAAAAATCTGATGCAAAAGAAAGGATTACTTGAAACGGATCAAGTTCTCTTCAATGGAGGATCAACAGATAGTATCGTCACAGAGTATAGTAGGAATCCAGCTGCATTCAAATCAGATTTTGCCACAGCAATGATAAAAATGGGTGACATTCAACCTCTCACTGGGATAGAAGGACAAATAAGAAATATATGTGGTGCGGtgaactaaaaaattaatttgttttattagATGTCTATACTTTTGTGCAAGATGATTATATCTTAAatcaatttattcatttgttatgtaatttctatttttcattaatagtTCATTCACTTGTGTATTATTGATCCATATTATTATTTCAAGTGTAATTATCTTTGTAATTCTAATTTCAATGGTAATAAAGATATACATACGCATGTTCCTTGCCGATCAAACAAGGCCGACTCCTTGGGGACTCACATATGTTGCTAATGTTGCTAATCTATGAAATATAGACATAGATACGAttacacgatacggatacgataaGATACGGCGATTCGATAATTTCTAAAAGATTAAGATACGGATACATCTAAAgatacatcatttttttttatatatatttctaaaagaTGAGGATACTGATATattgaagatatattttttttttcttaaaaaaatctagaatatagataaatttagaatacaagttaataacaatagcacaaaatagaatacaaacactgaaatacaatacaaaagaaagcaacatctaagatgatgaagtaaaatagttaataaaatgcaatagaaaaatgactcatattacaaagaagaagaagaagattagagggataagtatgaagataaaagaagaactttttcattgaattgttgaagatatccaaatggtttatattttggtgaacTTTCTAgagactcaaatgtgaagatgaagattagataaTTCTAGAGTTTGGTcctatgtttatttatttacttttggttttggactcgagtagtgagctttttaaataggtttcTTAGTTTTAGATCgaaaaagattagatgagttgcttgactttttttttttaaaaaaaatgatacgcgtaaaaatagatacatcaaatcgcgtgtcagatacatatttgaaaagtatctggaagtatcgagATCCGATACGTATCTGATATGAAATCTTTGTCTCACATGAAGTAGTTGTACTTCATAGTTGCTAATCTAATGTAACTAAAAGCATCTGAATAATCATGATGAGATTTCATTTGATGTCCTTCGTAGTATGATTAGGATGCTTTTATTTGTATCAAGAACTTAGGTTGGAATGCTGGCGAGCTCTCAATCTCTCCTTTAAGTTATGAAACATACCTCTATAAAAAGGGAGAGAAGGCAACATTTAGCAGAACACCCAAACAAAATACTCTTTCCTACCATCGTCTACGCTATTCACAAACTCGATACTAACTTAATAGTTACTGTGTGTGGCTTAAGAGCACAGCGGTGCAACCAGTTGTTATCCTATATTCTTCGTTCAAATTCTTgttcttcaaatttttaattgaacccttttttaattataaatagttCGCATTGTCTATGAGAATATATCATAATTGTCGTCTACTAAAAATTATGTCGTTGATGTCAAGAGTAAAAAAAAGAGTCATAACAATCAAGTGATTGATGATGACGATTCAAATCTAAAGGGATCGAATCTCATGTAGAAGCGTGTCATCGTTTGCTTAATTTTGGTTCaagaataaaaatacaaaatatggATAAAAGATAGAGTTAAATATGCTTTCTACAAGATTTTGTAGAGATACGTTTATCTGAAAGAAGATAGTGTATCtgaaaataaattagaaaaataaaattgaccCACGTATCTCCTTCACATATCTGGAAGAAGATACGTGTAtctgaaaataaatttaaaaaaaaatcagatgtTTCAAATTATATATCAGACACATATCTACATGTATCtggacgtatccgtatctgatactgattctcTGCACAATTAGAAGTATCTGTGTTTTCTAGAATGGGGTTAAAGTTTTCTCATCGTCATATCAACTGAGTTATAAAATATTAGTTTAGATACCATCAATTACGGTGCTTCAATTGTGTGTGATTGCTTAGTCCTTATTCGAATAATTCGGTTAattgttgagtaatttaaattttttgtaatttgttttaaaaattttaaggtaaagaaaaaaaaaatgtatgggATAGATGACAAAGGTAGTTTGTTGTCGATGCTAATTTTTTTGCATATGCAATGTTTTTAGAACTATTTGAGTTGCCCTTTTCACTTAAAGTTTTACTTAGCTACAACAAGTAAccttgttttcttttaaatgtttCAAAGACCCCTTCTCACAACTACTTTTGCTTGAAAATCTATTTACCACTTTTTCATTCTTttacgatttttttttattattattattcaatgcAAATAATCGtaagaaatagagagaaaatagacttaatttaaaaaaaagacaaaaaaacaaGATGGTTATAATACAGTAAAATTATACCTCGATTTAGTCTTGGAAATCTTGAATGATGCATAGACCATATGAAATCTTGCAATGCATTAAATCATAAATGTATGCTACTTTtgcctttttcaattttgacttttctTTTATCCAAAATTCAACGCAGACCTTTTCAATATTGTTCACTGGCTTTATTTAGTGTACtacaataattaaattcccaaTTTTGTAATAgcatttgaaatttgttttattgTTATCTTCTAATGGGGAACGTAGGATTTCTTAGTTtcatttttgttattgttttcatttttacaaCGTGGAATAGGAGATCGAGCCTTTTACCTTGAAATTAATTGTGggtattttatcaaaatttttaattaatattatcgGATCCAAAGTATTAGTACATGAGTAATATAAAAAGATTtgtaaatacaataaaatttaGATCAAGTTTTCGGTCAAgtttattaatgatagacaaTATACTGGTACGAGTCTATCACTCATAGACTTTGTTATATTTGTCATTCTTTAAAAATGTCGCAATGGTGTTTAGCTCCCAACTTCAACTAGGTGGTGTGGGCGCAATTATTACACTCTACTATTAACTATAACATTACTATTTCATGTATctctttaatataatatttactatttcttacttatcatcggttacaatatttataatttattacatTTGTATTAATATAGTCTAtacctcaaacacaaactattataacctagaATTATTATACCACATACTATAATAATCATGACTATAACAATTAAATCCATGGCTTTGAAatgtattattaaaatattgttgttttaaatatcAATCTCTTAAAACACATGAAATTAGATGTCTTTATTATTAATGGGCAACTACATTATTTGGAAAATTAAATGAAGCTTCTTCATGCTTTAAAGGGTTAATCGGAGAAATAATgctgttttttaaaaaaaaaaaaaaaaaaaaaaaggaaaacggGTTGTTTCAAAATTATACAGAGAAATAGGGTTATttttagggttatttttaaatataaaaaaataaattaaaatatttacaaaatatagctaaattttagaactaatctatcaatgtttatcaatatctatcattgatagttctaaaattttgctatatcttataaatattttcaacagttttatcaattgaaataattttccttctttttttttttaatcttttagtgCATTTCACCATtttagttattgttttttattttttcatttttaatttctttttattaaccCTTTTGTTTACCTCTtctccattttccttttaatactTAGATTGTCGTTGGTTATGATTACGATAAAAATATATTcttggtctctaaattttggatctaatttctatttggtctatatattttaaaatgttacatttttagttATTGAGTTTTGAGtatgtttggttttaatttaatctttaaatttcttaatgtaatataaatattttggttcatttttctatatttgaaaatagaccTAAACAAACTGCAATAACATGTTTACCAcaaaaatgaataattagtaGATCAAATgtctatataattttaatttattaaaataatagttaaaatataatttaaatattaagataaTAATCATCTTAGTTTTGATATTTATCAAAGGTGCTCGagtgtttttatttataaaacatgGTATATTAACCGTAGTTTGATTTATTTCaatgatatattaattttttatgttacACTTTAAGATGATTGATATTTTAGGTGACGTTTGGGGTAAGAAGTTGGTTATTGTAAttctaggttattatagttgggttataattGTTTGTGTTTCGGGTGTAAATGactttagtttgggttatattagtatgtgtttgaagtgtaaactattttagtttgagaaggaaatagtaaatacgaaaaagaataaaaaaaaatgatgaatgtaaaatagtaaaaaatgtaataaatagtaaatatagTAGCAAAtaagggttttgaaatagtgttgatgGTAGCTAATTGGGgactacaaaataatataactaTAGCAAGAGGTGGTTTTTATAATCTTATAATAGTTCTGGCCCCAACATCCCCTTTCTatttaaattgtaatttaactattaattatattttcttaataCGACTATTTTTGAGTTGGAGAATTCAAAGTTTGACTGTCGAGCatatacattaaaaaaagaaaatatttttaagcataaaagaattaaatgtttttttgaatttgtatttagtatttaaattaaattttaactactactaaaaatatgaatttggttattatagtattcaataaaaatgatgaattaattatattttttttcttgcaaaatTATAGgattattaatatttaagattaaatttttcaaaaataaaagaaaaggaaaaaatgcatTGTTGTGTGAGACTAGaacatttcaaaaaataaaaaaataaatgattattatcttaatatttaaattaacaattattttattaaattaaaattatagaattACTTaattcatcaaatatttaatgttgTACTAATTATAATATTCTTTTATAATAAAGTGATAGACTATTCATATTTAAGATTTGAAAATATCAAaccaggaaaaaaaataaaaaataaaaacatttggaGTTGGACATGAACCTAGGTGGGTAAAGAAAAATACGGTACACCACCACAAATCCAAATtgatattcattaattataggTGTACAATGTTTTATATAAACCAAACTAAACGTCACCGATTTTAACTGCATTTATTTTCCGTTAGTTTTATGTAGTGGTAGTACATATTTCAAGATGAAAAGAGACACATTCTAATAAACACAAAAAATACAACACTTTTTTCTTAAATagttcaaaaatatctttttcttcctatttttttttaaaactacacTATTTATCCAATTAAACCCTTTTTGGGTTTCTTGATTTGACATTTTCTTTCCttcaaaattgaacaaaaagCTTCAATTTGGCTTTACTTGGTTAACCATGACGACTACAACCTCTACATGAACGTGTTATGCGCTCAAAACAGTGACTTTCTTTAtctaaacttttgatttttttaaataatattatttaataattaatgatagAAATAAGGTGGGTGGAAAATTTTTGACGAAAATAGAGTTGTTAGATCGTAGACCGGGTCCACGATTTTTGTCCAAGAATAATTCAAATCGTTGCGAAGGAGGAGAGGGAGAGGGAATAGAAGCTTTTGGAGAAGAAAGTGTGAGAGGAGATTTTGGATTCAATGTTGATAATGGAGTCATAGTCGGAGTGGAGTCGTGGAGGAAGCAAGGATTTCTTGCGGCGTGGGATTTGAGGAAACcatgggagagagagagagttgttGAGTTCTGAGGCAAGGAAATAATAACtctacaacaaattgtaacaacaaaATCTTTCAATTATTCTTGGACTAAAATCGTGGACCGTCTATATTTTTTCCTCTTAATCATGTTAATTATTCCGTTTCCTTTTCTTCACGATTGTAGTCCACATTTCTCATGCAAATGTGTACTTCAaacagtttctcttccagtgtccgtctTTGTTGCATTaaaaacactttcctttgtcttcCACTTTAGTCTTACCTTTACGGTCAATAGGAGCCTTCCTCTTCCCCTTACTCTTTTTCATCTAAACACTTTTGTTCTtattagaagaagaagcaaaCTTTACTTTAGACGACAGTCCTCTTTTATCTGCAGTGGCAACATTTACCTCTGCTTCCTATCCCTTAGTTTTCAAGAAGGACTGAtaagtctgtagctcattgagaagagaggtcaagttatattctatctttttcatcatcgcattcgTGCAGAACTATAAgaagctcttcggaagagattctagaataaaactaaCCTGACTTTTCTTGTGTATGATAGCTCTATTTACTTCTACCACaatgaaatggaccatcatgtcc includes:
- the LOC120069282 gene encoding lignin-forming anionic peroxidase-like, with the protein product MSRVIVVTTLSLLLFDIICDAQLSSTFYDQTCPTALNTIRTVVRQAVSQERRMAASLIRLHFHDCFVQGCDGSILLDDTPSMIGEQNAAPNRNSARGYGVIHKAKTEVEKICPGVVSCADILSVAARDASFAVGGPSWTVKLGRRDSTIASKTLAESELPGFQESLDRLISIFANKGLNARDMVALSGSHTIGQAQCFLFRNRIYNQSNIDAGFASTRRRNCPTTGGNGNLAPLDLVTPNSFDNNYFKNLMQKKGLLETDQVLFNGGSTDSIVTEYSRNPAAFKSDFATAMIKMGDIQPLTGIEGQIRNICGAVN